In Salarias fasciatus chromosome 4, fSalaFa1.1, whole genome shotgun sequence, the DNA window GTTGCTCAACTTGTGAAGTAACTATACAAATGCACAGAGCAGAGAGTGAGGGTGAatttcaaatgaacacaaactaAATCCTTCAGTATTTCCCCAAAACAAGAATATCTGCTTTGTGCACATCACTCGCTTCACCTTCAGTTTCCAGCCAACAGCTTGCATGCAGTGAGATGTCTGCCAGTGAAGACGAATTCAAAACTGCGATGAAACATCTAGGTATACATCTAGcgaggggtgggcgatatggcctaaaatttatatcatGGTATAATTTGAAACTTAAACAGTAAAAGGTACATATAACGGTAAAAGCCAAAATTTCTGCAGGAATTTTCTAGTTTGACATATGAATTTTAGCATAACAGTCTCTTAATGGTTACCATAGCACATGGTGAAAgcaaggaagcaggaagtggtttttaaactattaaataacataagtcaagttactttgaatccaaaccatgtccagattatagatcaggggtcggcaacttgatttggcatccggccaattttttttttttgactgatccccgttcgtcggtggctaacagctaagctaacagctgactgaggcaccgGGCTActgtgtccctgaaggcatcaagagctgcaggttgttcaCTAACGCAGAGGGtttccaggtgtttcacaggtaatgaaggcgctttaggaggagctggatactcacaggttaatggacggtgttactgcctccgtgaagcagctgcctcagattctcaaaatcacCTGGCGGGCCAGATATTGTTCAGCCGGTGGGCCGCCAGTTACAGATCACTGTTATAGATGTTGCACCAACCTTTTTcacgagctcttcctctgtTCACTGCTCGCTGCTCGcagccatcgctgttgttgtgtactaTTTCTTCTGGGAACGGGCATCTAAAacgttgcattactgccacctggaggacgtaatgtgctatcgcggttgggtggtatgaccaaaatccctaccgtgggccaaatttatatcaCATACGGCTTATACCGTTTATCCCGCCCACCCCTACATCGAGCATATATAACGGCTAGATTATTGCCTTGATATATATTATGGCGTTCATGTTCTCTCTCTTAACCGGTACATCGACCAGGAAGTGCAGTCAGCCCGGTGAAGCTTGGAAAGCATTTGAGTCCTGATGTCCAGATAATTTCAGGAGATGATTTATTCAACTGTGatgtttaattattattttctgtgcTTCTTTTAGTGGCAGTCATCACACCCTGCTGTTCTGACTTAATTACATTACTTCAAGGTATGTCATAGATGTTCATAATTTTTTCAATAATAATATGCCCAACATATTTTACTACCTGTCTGTTTCACAGAACTGTCCGTGAGTGTTGActgtctctgctttttttttttcttttaatcaaaaGTTAAGTTTGATAGGCCTTTTTGTTCACTTATTTTCTTGGTTTTGTAATTTGTTTTGGGTATTTATTCTAATTGGGCTAAGTGCAAATGGGTGCTTTGGCAAATTTGATTACTTGTGATTTGTAACCTTGTGCATTGGCCTTATACTGTTCCGGATTGCGTTGGAGTGCGTTAGGTCCTATCGATCACTTTGTGTCATCCCCATCCCTCTACACTTTTGCACGTTGGATCTGCTGTTGCGTAGCCATTGCCCACCAGTTGCTCCCCCTGACTGTGGGATTTAATCTGTTCATGTTCTCATAAAGTCTCCTAGTTTTTGTGATCCATGTTCCTCCTGTCCTGGTTACTCTGGACACTTACCTGTCTGTGTGGTGAAGAAGGGTGAGAACCACTAGTGGTACCCGTATATAGTATTGTAGCGATCTTGGAGCGGTGAAGGCAGCGAGGAAGAATGACTGCTCTTTAGAGTTCAGCAGACTGGAgtttattgttaaaacaactAACCCAGCTGCGCACAATTTATAtataaagaaagaacaaaataaagtgctcagtttaagaaacaaatggAAACATCAGCTTTAGATGACCTTTTCCTCTTGTTCCtttagcaatttcttttctgaacagtcttaaccagttgcacaagaaacagaatatcAAGTCagtatacattttctcactctttttctactttgacagacagtaatgtgcgcagctttacacactccgtgctgcagtttgcgcccctgttttaggtggtgaaaaagatttgtCGTGTTTCCACCCTTGGCTGTAACTTGTTTATAGCACTGCTGACACAAACGTGACTTTGTTGCtggtctgatactttaaaactgaaccatctccaaattactgagccactgctttttcttttactgaccAGTTCCTCCTTGGCGtgctctgcagccgctgcttCCTTCATGCTTGTAAAGAGTGCCAGAGTTTCGCTctctgcccctcccccctctgagCACGaaagaggaggggtgggggcgcAGAGCAGTGCAGAGAGCTCCGCTCCGGGTCAGCAGCGCAGCAGAGCAAGGATCACAGCGCAAATTTGAACTATATCGATATAAACGATATAGTCTAATTCCAtacctcatttaaaaatatatcgATATAATTTTAATATcgatatatcgcccagccctatgTGCGTATCAGGGGTTTACCAGACATGATAAACAGAATGTTGTTTATGTTCTTTCCAgaagtttcactttcagtttttcCGATCTTCAGTCCATCATGAACAGAGTTCAAACAGTGACGAATCAGAGAGACACAGACCTGCAGTCAGACGAGGAGGACGTCGGCATCCTGGAGATGAGGTGAGTCTGTCGACAAACAAACCTCCCAGAAATCCAAAATCATCTCATGACACTCACACTGGAGCAGGGGAGATGGACTCTGGGCCTCCAGTGCCCATGTGCCACAGGTTTTCAGtccctccctgcttcagctctccTCAGTCTGATGTTGATGTTTAATCTGCTGTTAACTTTAATCTGCTCAGAACTGTTTGAACTGTGTTTCTTGATTCTGCTGTTTCTCTGGCAGTTCTTTCAGACTGTTCATGCGTGGATTACGGCGTGCCTTTCTTGCCTTCGTCGTGGCTCCCAGTCAGATGTTGATgaaggaagcagaagaaaagtGCAGGAATCCAACAGTTGTGAAGTGGCTCAGAGACAATTCATGGTCTAAAGACTTCTCCAATCTTGAGGTGATCTTTAATTTCTTGAAAGAAAAGATTGaagtggaggagaagaaggaccACAGCAACACTGTGGACATTACATTTATTGCTCATGGAGCCATCAGAGATGTGATGATTCCAGCCTGCTGTCTGCTACCTTTGCCCTCCATCACGGATGTGGTCCTCTATGCTCCCTGGAATTCCCTGTCTTGTGGTTTAGGGTACGCCATGGCCACAGGAAGACTCAAACCCCACCACAGAGTTTTTGTCTCTAAGACAGACAGCAGCCGTGAAATTCCTGCTCCTGACAAACTCCCCAACCACTGGAACTCCATGAAGGAGGCTGGAGAACAGAAGATCCCCAACATCACCGTCAGTCCTCTGAGGTCTGATGATGGAGTGTGGGAATATTACCAAGACCTGCAGAAAAAACACGGACCACCAGGAAGAAACCGCATCATGATTCCCTTCATCTTCCCAGAGAGCATTGGAAGCGTCCCGTTCTCTGTGGTCAGCCTCGCTCTGTCTCTGGTGCTGGACTCCTCCAGATTCACAGCCACTGTACACTTAAGTTGCTGCCTTGGCGATCAGTCCAGGGGTCAGAAGTTCGATCTAGAGTACCTGAGGAGTCAGTATGCTTATGCCAGCGATAATGTCATCATGAAGGTTTCCGACAACGCTTACACTGAATCCTGGCCGCACCTTGTCAGACGCTGGGTTGGTTAAAATTCAAAGTTTCACATCCCTGAACTGTAGATCCTTCTGTCTGACTCACCTGGACTGAAACAGAAGATTATTTTACTCTACTgaccttttcattttttcctgtctttttcattgttcttgttggtttatttttcatgtACGTTGAATTATGTTGTActggaaaaaatgtgtttaattttttgaaaattgaattgaaatgagGACAGTTATAATGAGTTTGAATCAAGAACAGTTCTGTGCTTTAATTTAACACACTTCATAAATACAGTGTCACTGATGGTGTGAAAGTTTCAGCATTCTTACCTGTAATGCTGCTCTGTGTTCCTCAAATTGCCCAGTGgggacaaaaaacaaagcaaaacatgaTTTGTTCATTTACTCGACGTTTTCCCGTGGTAAACGTTCCAACTTTGTCTTCTTGAAAACAGGCAAA includes these proteins:
- the LOC115386609 gene encoding uncharacterized protein LOC115386609; protein product: MNRVQTVTNQRDTDLQSDEEDVGILEMSSFRLFMRGLRRAFLAFVVAPSQMLMKEAEEKCRNPTVVKWLRDNSWSKDFSNLEVIFNFLKEKIEVEEKKDHSNTVDITFIAHGAIRDVMIPACCLLPLPSITDVVLYAPWNSLSCGLGYAMATGRLKPHHRVFVSKTDSSREIPAPDKLPNHWNSMKEAGEQKIPNITVSPLRSDDGVWEYYQDLQKKHGPPGRNRIMIPFIFPESIGSVPFSVVSLALSLVLDSSRFTATVHLSCCLGDQSRGQKFDLEYLRSQYAYASDNVIMKVSDNAYTESWPHLVRRWVG